A genomic stretch from Anaerolinea thermophila UNI-1 includes:
- a CDS encoding aldo/keto reductase: protein MEYRRLGNSGLKVARICLGTMQFGWTADEKTAFEVMDAYFEAGGNFIDTADVYSAWVPGNPGGVSEEIIGRWMKARKNRHLIVLATKFNGRMWEGPNGDGLSRGHVMKAIEDSLRRLQTDYIDLYQTHWPHYDTPQEETLRALDDLVKAGKVRYIGASNEPAWRLMKAMWISDKYNLNRFISLQPPYSLVKRAEFERELEAVCLDQGIGVIPYSPLQGGFLTGKYRRGVIPDSARAEGLKRFFTEKNFALIDLLDEIGKKHNATVTQVALAWMLQRPAITSPIIGANSVEQLRDILGSLEVELTAEDVAAIDQASEWREQ from the coding sequence ATGGAATACCGCAGATTGGGCAACTCCGGACTGAAGGTGGCGCGCATTTGCCTCGGAACGATGCAGTTTGGCTGGACAGCCGACGAAAAAACCGCTTTCGAGGTTATGGATGCCTACTTTGAAGCCGGCGGCAATTTCATTGATACCGCCGATGTGTACTCTGCCTGGGTGCCGGGCAATCCCGGCGGTGTCAGCGAGGAAATCATCGGGCGCTGGATGAAAGCCCGCAAGAACCGTCATCTCATTGTGCTGGCGACCAAGTTCAACGGGCGCATGTGGGAAGGTCCCAACGGCGACGGCTTAAGCCGCGGGCATGTGATGAAAGCCATCGAGGACTCTCTGCGCCGTTTGCAGACCGACTACATTGACCTGTATCAGACCCACTGGCCTCACTACGACACCCCGCAGGAAGAAACCCTGCGCGCGCTGGACGACCTGGTCAAAGCCGGGAAGGTGCGCTACATCGGCGCATCCAACGAGCCGGCCTGGCGTCTGATGAAAGCCATGTGGATCAGCGACAAGTACAACCTCAACCGCTTCATCAGCCTGCAACCGCCCTACAGCCTGGTCAAACGCGCCGAGTTCGAGCGCGAACTGGAAGCCGTGTGTCTGGATCAGGGCATTGGGGTCATCCCGTACAGCCCTCTGCAGGGCGGTTTCCTCACCGGCAAGTACCGCCGTGGGGTCATCCCCGACAGCGCCCGCGCCGAGGGGCTGAAGCGCTTCTTCACCGAGAAGAACTTTGCCCTCATTGACCTGCTGGACGAAATTGGCAAAAAGCACAATGCCACCGTCACGCAGGTGGCTCTGGCGTGGATGCTCCAGCGCCCTGCCATCACCTCGCCCATCATCGGAGCGAACAGCGTGGAGCAACTGCGCGACATTCTGGGCAGTCTGGAGGTCGAACTGACGGCGGAGGACGTTGCCGCCATTGATCAAGCCAGCGAGTGGCGCGAGCAGTAA
- a CDS encoding DUF4037 domain-containing protein gives MSADSLPQYYSESAGGEIMGEPFDPATVAFVPGLELSRQYYFKAVRPILNDVFPKLRHSAALVGYGSDVVGLDTERSRDHMWGPRMVLFVEPSFNPAERGFLYQALRQRLPVEFMGYPTHFGPPDEEGVRLMRKIKEGPVDHLIEITTLPEYFSKEIGWDTQAPLTVQDWLTFSEHKLLSLTSGGVWHDDLGLETLRQQLMYYPRDVWMYLLAAQWMKLGQEEAFVGRTAEVNDDLGSRIITARLVQIVIGLAFLIERKYAPYSKWFGSAFERLNMAPRLQPYLAGALRANNFPERESHLCQAYSICTEEFNRLGLIEPVETRPTFFHNRPYRVIHGDWIAHKIRAAIPDERIRNLPNYLGSVNQFSGSVDLVSETEVCLSLKYLYNPGE, from the coding sequence ATGAGCGCCGATTCTCTCCCCCAATATTATTCAGAAAGTGCTGGTGGAGAGATTATGGGCGAGCCGTTTGATCCTGCTACAGTTGCATTTGTTCCCGGTCTGGAATTATCCAGACAGTATTATTTCAAAGCCGTGCGTCCGATTTTGAACGACGTCTTTCCCAAACTGCGCCATTCCGCCGCGCTGGTGGGTTACGGCTCGGATGTGGTCGGGCTGGACACCGAGCGCTCGCGCGATCACATGTGGGGTCCGCGCATGGTGCTGTTTGTCGAGCCGTCCTTCAATCCTGCCGAGCGCGGTTTTCTGTATCAGGCGTTGCGCCAGCGCCTTCCGGTAGAGTTCATGGGCTACCCCACCCACTTCGGTCCCCCTGATGAAGAGGGTGTGCGCCTGATGCGCAAAATCAAAGAAGGACCGGTGGATCATCTGATTGAAATCACCACCCTGCCGGAGTACTTTTCCAAGGAAATCGGCTGGGACACCCAAGCCCCCCTCACCGTTCAGGACTGGCTGACCTTTTCGGAACACAAACTGCTCAGTTTGACCAGCGGGGGGGTGTGGCACGACGACCTTGGGCTGGAAACCCTGCGCCAGCAGTTGATGTACTACCCGCGCGACGTGTGGATGTACCTGCTGGCGGCGCAGTGGATGAAACTGGGGCAGGAAGAAGCCTTTGTGGGGCGCACTGCCGAGGTCAACGATGACCTTGGGTCGCGCATTATCACCGCGCGGCTGGTGCAGATTGTCATCGGGCTGGCGTTCCTCATCGAGCGCAAGTACGCCCCTTACAGCAAATGGTTCGGCAGTGCTTTTGAGCGCTTAAATATGGCGCCGCGCCTGCAACCCTACCTGGCGGGCGCTCTGCGCGCCAACAATTTCCCGGAACGCGAGTCGCACCTCTGCCAGGCGTACTCCATCTGCACTGAGGAATTTAACCGTCTGGGCTTGATTGAGCCGGTGGAAACCCGCCCGACCTTCTTCCATAACCGCCCTTACCGCGTCATTCACGGCGACTGGATTGCCCACAAAATTCGCGCCGCCATCCCCGACGAGCGCATCCGCAACCTGCCCAACTACCTTGGCTCGGTCAACCAGTTCTCCGGCAGTGTGGACCTGGTTTCAGAAACCGAAGTGTGCCTCAGTCTGAAATATCTTTACAATCCAGGTGAATGA